AGGAGGGGCGTCACGTACTCGTCGTCATCGGTGACGGCGGGGTGCTGGAAGTTCAGCAGCTGGTCCACATGCTCCTGGCGGAACGGGAGAGAAGTCGCGTGCGCCTCGTCCTGAGCCTGGTCAGTGAGGACTTCGCTCTCAGAATCGCCGACGGGTTCTCCATCGATCTCGTCTATTCACCGGGGCGTGTGAGCCTGCGGCACGAAACGGCCGGACCGAATGACGCGGTCCTTCCCTTCCGGGCCTGGACCCAGCCCTACGAGCAGACAGCCATGGACATCGGAGAACTCCCGTTCAACGGATGGAACCGGGCGTACCGCCAGGATGTCTGGGAGCCCGAACCGAATCCGGAAGAGACCGCTACGGACGCGGACCACCCGCTCCAGATCGCATCGATGGAGCACAGCTTCTACCCCCGGCTCGCCTGGGAGGAGGACCTGTCCACGCTCGGCGCCGTGCGCGAAGAGGCGAGGCATGTGGATGTGCCCAGGATGATCCCGAAACGCGTTCCCGGCAACGCCCGGCTCGAGGGGACAGAGGTGCCGTCATACGTACTCCGGACCCGATCCGGGGTCGTCCACTCGGATGTCCCCGTCGCCTCGGCCACGGTGGCGGCCTTGCCCGAGCACACGTCGCGCGCGGTGTTCTCGGTCGCTCAGCTGGCCGACACGAACCTGGCCTCCCGATACCTCGACGGCTGGCGCGCGCTGATGGGGACGAACCGCGGGGTCGTCCTGCACGACAACCGGAGGGTCGCTCTGAGCCGTGACCCGCAGGCGGTCATTGATGGTCAGGCCCGGATGGCCATGCCACCGGCGGGCCGGTCCTGGAAGGCGGAGTACGACCAGGCTCTGGCGGACCCGCGTCGAGGCCGGATCGTCAGCGTCACCTCCATCCCGGACGGCCCGGGCATCATCAACGACGTCAACCGGATCCCCCTGCCGACGAGGGAAGAGGTCGAGCGAGTCCTGAAGGAGGAGGGGGACCAAGGAATTGACCGCACCCCCTACCACTGGCTGGAATCGATTCTCGAGCAGGCGCTGCTTCGTTCCGGCCTGGTGCGTCCGGGCCCTTCGGCCGCGGGAACGGTGCGCGACGAGGTGCGGGCGGAACTGGATCACCTGAAGGCGGCGGGGGTCGACGACCCGCTGGGAACACTGCTCGACGCGGTCAGCACTGCCCGCGCTCGCGAGCTCCGTAGAGAACCTCACCCCCGGGTGGACAGTGAGGTGCTCCAGGCGTTCCTCGATCAGGATGTGGTGCCGGCCGGACCGGACCGGGCGAAGATCCTCCTCAAGAATCTCACCCAGGTCGCCTCCTGGCTGGGATCCCTTGCGGAGGTGACCGATCCGCCTCCCGTCAGTGACGGACCGGCCTGGAAGGCGGAGCTCGCCCGGTACGTCAAGGAGCATCTGCTGAAGCTCGACGCAGACGCGCTCGAGGCCGCGCAGAGGCGGCTCGGTGTTCTGGAACGGACTGCCTCCCGGCACGACGTGCTCAGCGAGATCCTGACCGGCCTGGCCCTGAAGCAGTGGCGCGACCGGGCAGTGTCACCGGACCGGGCGGCCCGGTTCCAGGTCCGGGTGATCGATGATCTCCCCGGAGTACGGCTGCTGGAGGTGCAGGTACGCGTCCATCTGGTTCCTGGGGAAGGAGTCAGCGCGGCCGAGGCGCAGAAGGTGGTGGCCCGGATGCGGGCAGGGGTGCACCGGAGCTGGAACGAAACCGCCGGTGTCCTCATTCACGGACGCACCATGCACGTCAAGGTTCGTGCCGAGATCAGTACCGGAAAGATGGGCGCCGGCAACGCCATGGTCATGCGGATCAAGAAGGGGCCGGGAAGGGCCAATTCAGAAACGGTTTTCCACGACTCGCCGCCGAAGGTGCTCGCTCATGAGCTGGCCCACCGGATCACCACGGTTGACCGGTACAACGTCGAGCCCGAGGAGGACGCGGTCCTGCTACGCCGCTCGGTGCTCTACAAACGGCGTCTGGCAGAAGACGCCCCGGCGACGCAAGGGACGTCGGAGCAGAACCCGCGGCGCGGCTATTTGGCGGGATTCCACCCGACCACCCTGGACGACCCGAACACTCTGATGTCGCGCGGGGAGGTCGTCAGCCGGCGGGATCTGCTGCGCCTGTACGAGATCGTCATGGCCGTGGACGCGGGTGAGTCGGTGACCACGAACGATGCCCGTCCACGGGTCGATCATCCGCTTTACCACCAGGAACGGGTCCTGACGACCGTACGGAGGGAGCTCCTCCGGCAAGGACTGGATGGCATGCTGCCACCCCGCGCCGCTGCCGGGAGTGGCGAGGCCGGCGGCCTGCCGAAGTGGCATCCCCTGGTCGTCGCGACGGATCCGCAGTCCGTGGAACCGGATTCACAGGCCACCCCGGTGACCAGGGAGGTCCGTCTCTGGAACGACGATCCCGGACCACACGGGGTGACGGTGCAGATCACCTTCACCCCGCGGCCGGGAAGAGACCTGACGCCGGTGGACGTGCGGGTGATGGAGAGTCTCCAGGTTCCTGGCCTGACGCACCGGGTCTCGGCGTCGTTCGGTAAGAACACCGATGGAATTCGCCGCGATTGGTGGACCTCCACGGTGAAGACGGCGGTCGATCAGCTGACGCCGCTCACGGAGGAGGAGTGCGGCGCGGCGTTCCTGCAGGCCCAGGCGATCGTGACGAGCCATCTCCCGGCGGAGGCGGAAACCCTGGCCTTCGGTGGTGCCGGAATGCCGGACATCGCCCGGCAGCTGCGTCAGGTCCTGGCCGCGGTGATCATGAACCTGCCTCAACAGCAGTCGGTCTCGGTGGGATCCGAGCGGCCGGTGCCGACAGGGGCACAGCAGCGCATGGTTACCGGGCTCGCGGTGAGGCTGATCACGAAGGTTCTGCGGCTCGAGGTCACACCACCCTCACCGGAGCCGGCTTCCAGGCGTTCAGCCGTCACCGATCCGGTGGTGATGCCCGCCGAGCGGCCGGCCGCCGGTTCCGAGACGGTTCAGGACGCACTGCGTCTTCTCCTGCCGCCTCCGCGCCTGCCCCAGTCGGCCGCCGGCGCCGCCTTGACGGATGTGTTCGAAGAGCCCGTGCTCCCGGGGGCAGACGGGGGTCTGGAGCGTCAGCAGTTCGAAGATGTCCTGGTAGGAATGCATTTCCCGGAACTCTGGGAAGCGGAGGGCTCGCCGTTCACTCTCGCGCGGGGTCGGCAGCGTCTGGAGACGGCGGCCGGCCCGCAGGGGGTGGCCGAGCAGGCCCGCCGGATCATCACGGGACTGCTGACACAGCCGGGCACGGCCGTTGCCGTCATGTCCGGTCCGAGATACGTGGGGATCGCCTATCAGGAAACCGGTCTCGGATATCTGCATCTGACGGGGGAGCAGGGGTTCGCTGAGTGGACGGTTCTGGCATCCGACTGGTTCGAGGGGCTTCAGGACATTCACACGCTGATCCTGAGGAGCACGGAGCGTCCGGCGCCACCGATGCCGGTTGTGCGGGCCCTCATCCAGCGGCTGGTCTTCTCCCGCCTGGAGACCGAGACATCGGTGCACACGTTGCTGCATTCGACTCCGCCGGTCGCGGGGCTGGTCGAGCCGGTGTTCGAGGCTCCGCAGCGGATGCTCCTGGCGGACGGCCTGCAGGCGAATCTCTCACGCCTGGGCCCCGACTCGAGCGCACGGGTGTACCGCGACGGAACGCTGGCCGGAGCGGCTGCCCACATCGGGAACACGATGCTCTGGCTCGCCGCGGACAGCCCTCAGGCGGGATCCTCGGTGAGACGGCTGAGCGAAGCCGCGGAACGTGGACTGATGCCGCAGGACGGGCGGGTGGACGTCGCCTTGGTCGGCCCGGACGGAGTTCCGGCGCCGTGGTGGACGAGCGCCGACCCCCGCTGGTGGGAAGGTGACGAACCCGGCGCCGTGAACCACTTCTACGACACGGTCGTGCGGGGACACGTTCATGACCACCTGGACGACTTCCTGAGGGAGAAACTGGAGCTGGGCAGCCGTGGTGGTGAGCCCGTCAAGGACCCCCAGGATCTGACCGCGGCTCTCGACCACGGTGTAGTGAACGATGGCGACACCGTGCTGGTCAGCACATCCACCGAACTGCTGGGGATTGTCCACCGGTCCGACGGCAAGCGTCGGTGGTACACGCCGGCCGCCCTCGCCGGCTACGGCGGGCCGGTGTCGTTCTGGGCCGCGCCGGTGCTGCCGGTCGGGGTCTATGAGCAGTTGACGCTCGTCGACGTCGACCTCGACAAGATTCTCGCGGGGGCACGTGAGCGCGTGCGCCGGCATGTCTCCGCCCAGTTCACCACCGGCCACCGACTCGCCGAGGTACTGCACGGGCAGCCGCCGAAGGACCACGTCGAACCGCTCCCTCTCGCAGGGGGTGAGTCGGTGTTCGACGCACTGTCCCGGATCCTGCGGGCATCCGGCCCCGCATCGACGATTCTCCTGCGCCGGGGAGACACGATGCTGGGAGCCGCTCATCATCACGAGGGGGAACTGCTCTGGCTGTCGGACCGCTCCGGCGACGGCGGGGCACCCATCGAACGTCTGGAGAACGCGGCCCGGGCGAAGGACCTGACGCTCACCGTTGATGACGTGTCCCTGACCGCTCTCACCCCGATGGACACCGACAGCGGCTGGCGCACGGCCGATCCGCTCACCTTGTTCGGCCCCGCGTGGACATTCGAGCAGGAGAGCGCCCCGGGGTTCCAGCCCAGGTACCGGCTCGCACGGCGCGGCCTCACCGGATCCGCGCCCTGGCCGCCGCCCGAGGTGGAGCGAGCCGCCCTCGTGATCGCGGACGGTGGACAGTCCGGTCGGGAGGAACTCGAGAAACAGGTTCGCACCTTCTTCTCCCTCGTCACCCCGACCCACGGGACGAGCTGGCGGATCTACTCGGACGACCCGTCGCCGCGCCTCGTCCGGGAGCTGGTCAGCACGTTCGGGCTGGACGTCATCCATGCGCGGGGACCCATCGATCACCGGACGGGGCGCAGCGACCAGGGATGGACCCGGACGCGCCCGTACCGGTACCCGGCCGAAAGGTTCGGCCAGGGCTGGACGGTCGACGACCTGGGCCCGGCGCTCAGGGAGCCGGGGCCGGACACCGGCCCGGCCCTCACCCACGGCGTCAGCGCTCAGGCCACGACGATCGGCCCTGCGAAGGACTTCCTGCCCTCGAAGCAGGAGCGGACGTGGGCGATCCACGCGGGTACCGGATGGCGGGTGGTCACACCGACGGGGATGGACGTCTCGCAGCACCCGGCACCTCCGACGGAGGCTGACCGCGATCTCCTGATCGTTCTGCGGGCCCAGGGCGATCAGCCCGGAACGCAGGCGCTCGTCCGCAGGCTCCTGGCCGGTCGGCAGGGACATCGCGTGCGCCTCGTCCTCGACCGCGTGCCTCAGGAGTTCGGCACCCAGATCGTGGACGAGTTCGGCGTCGATCTCGTGTTCACGACGGGGCCGGTGGGCTTCTCCCGTATCGTCGGCGCCGGGAGTGTGAACACGCCTCTGCAGATGTCGGTCGAGGCGCACCCGGGGACGGACATCTACGAAGGCTGGTTCCGCGCCCACCGATCCGGTCCTGGAGTCACCGATGCTCTTGGGGGGCCAAGCCTCTCGAACAATTCGAGGGTCATGGTCGGCCGCACCGGTCGGCGCTTCTTTCCTGCGCTGCCCTGGGACGAGTGGGCGGACCGGCTGGATCTGCCCCGAGAACTCCCGGCCAGGCTGGCCCCGCAGAGGTACTTGCTGCGGACCGGATCGGGTTTCGTGATGTCGGACGATCGTCTGCTGTCCGATGCGGCCAAGGCCCTCCCGGCCGACGCGTCGCGCGTCACCGTCTCCGTCGCCCAGGTCTACGACGACGGGGCGGCCGCCGATGTGCTCGACGACTGGCGGTTCCTGGCCCCATCGGGAGCGGGGGCGGTCCTTCACGACAGCCGGCAGGCCCCGACCAGTCAGGAGCCCCGTCCGAGTCACCACTACCTGGCGCTGCGGCCCGCACGGACCGCGGGAGCCGACTGGCTGGAGGCCTACGACCAGGCCCTCGCCGACCCGGCGCGGGGACGGATCATGACGGTGGGCACCGGTGCGCTGATCACGCACGCCCTGGTGGACCCGTACGTGCGCACGCAGGTGCCCAGGGAGGTGATCGAGAGCTACCTGAGCGCTCCTCGGGACCTGGACTCCGGCAGTCTTCTGGAGCAGTCGCTGGACCTGATCTACGAGAAGGCCCTGCACCGCTCCGGCCTGCTGCGACCTCGCCGGGTCGCCCGCAAGGAACTGGCCGCCCGGGTGCAGGCCGAGATCGTTCACCTGTCCCCGGGGGTCGCCGACCCGCTGGGCGCCCTGCTGCCTGGTCCGACCGGTCAGCACCTGACCCGGCTGAGCGGGCAGGTGCTTCTGAACTACATCGAGCGCGGCCTGATTCCGGAGGGTCCGCGTCGGGAGGAGATCGTGGTCGAGAACGTTCTCCAGGTCGCTGATCTCCTGGCGGCTCGGCCGGACGTTCAGGAACCTCGCCCGGTCGGTGAAGGACCGCTCTGGGAGAAGGCGCTCGTCACGTACGTCAGGAGGCACCTTCAGGAGATCAGGCAGGTCTCCCGCGACGATGCCAGGAGACACTTCGGTGACCTGGACGAGCACCTGGACCGGGATCCGGACGTGATCGGTGAACTCCTGACCCGGCTGGTCAAGACCCGCTGGGACAAGGCTCGGGTCGAAGGCGATCTCGGTGATCGGTTCCGGGCGCGGGTGATCGATGACTGGCCGGGAGTCAGACTGCTGGAACTGCGCCCTCACCTTCACCTGCGTCCCGAGCGCGGCGTCGGGCAGGCCGACCTTCAGAAGGTGGCTGCCCGCATGAAGACAGGGCTGCACCAGAGCTGGAACGAGTCCGACAGCTTCCGGGCCCACGGCCGCAAGGTGTTCGTCAGGGTCCAGGCCGAGATCACGACCGGGGAGATCATCCCGCCCGGCGCTTCCGTCCTCACGGTGAGAACCGGATCAGGACGGGCGAACTGGATCACCCTGTACGTCGGTTCGTCGGTGAGGGCGACCAGTCACGAGGGAAGTCATCGGGTCGGACTCCCGGACCGGTACCCGGTGAGCGACAGCGAACCCGTCGCCGTGCTCCGCCGGCGGACCTTGGTCAAGGGAGCGGACGGCACACGGATCCGACCGACTGCTCTGGACGACTTCGACACACTGATGCACGGTGGTATGAGGGTGACCCAGCGCGATCTGCGGAGGGTGTACGACGCAGTGATGGCCTTCGACTCCGGCCCCCTGACCGAGCCGGTGGGCATCCGAGCGAAGAACCCTCTCCTGCACCATCACGAGCGGATCCTGCGGACGGTGATGCGAGAGCTGAGCCGCCGCGGGCTGGACCACGTTCTGCCCGGCGCGAGCGGGGACGATCTGGAACCGGTCGGGGGACTGCCGAAGTACCACCCCCTGGTCATGGAGACCGACCCGGCCCGGGCGGCCGCTCATCGTCCTCTCGCAAGGAGGAGGATCCGGCTCCGGCCCGAGGGCCCCGATCAGGCAGTGGTGACCGTTCAGGTCGAGTTCGTACCCCGTCCGGGAACCGCCCTGACGCCGGTGGTGGTCTCGATCGAGGAGGAGTTCGAGACCGCGCTCCTGGAGCGGCGCCTGGTGTCGCTGTCCGGCCCGGAGAAGGCGGAAGCCCGCCGGATCTGGTGGGGCGACGTCGTCGCCCAGGCCGAGCGGGGTCTCGCGCCGCTCATCGAGCGGGACTGGGGCCAGGCGGTCCGCTGGGCCGGGGAGATCCTGGCCGAGCACCTTCCCCCGGGGACGAGGGACCAGGACTTCGGGGACGACGTCGGCCGGGTGACCGCGCGGCACCAGCTGAGCGTCGTCATGACCATGCTGATGGTCAAACTGCAGACGGAGCAGGGCACATCGGCGAACGAGGTGATCCCGCCCGACGTGCGGAAGGAGCTGGACTCGGCGAGCCGGCTGGCCGGGAACCTGGTCCGGCAGGTTCTCCGGGGCCAGGGGCCCCACTCGACCACCGGCCCGGGCGCCGCTGCGGTTCAGGCTCCCTCCGACCCGGACGTGCGGATGACCGACGACGTGGCCGGCCGTCACCCGAACGTCCCCCAGTCGGAATCCGGGCAGCCCGAGCTGAGGGCGGACTCGCTGGACGAGGCGTTGGTCGAGCTCGCGGAGAGGGCGATTCCGGTCGACGACGCCGTGCTTCTGCTCGGACGGGCAGCCAAGAGACTGGAACTGGGGACCTTCGATCTGCCCATGAGCAGCGCCCTGCTGACCGCTCTGTCCGGTGCCGAGGAGCGGGCCGCCGCACTGGTCGCGCAGGTGTGCCGCACCATGGACCCGACGACGAAACTGGGATGGCACGACCGCTTGTCCGACCTCGCCAACGACCATGAGGCCTGGCGGGAGAAGATCACCTACCTGCAGATCCACATGGTCAGCTGCTTCTGAGCGTCGCGAGAGCCTGACCGCCCGATCTGGGTGGTCAGGCTCTCATCGGCCCGAACCGGGCCGGAACAGCGAGTCCAGACCGATCAGCAGGTCGCCGAGCGCGTCGCCCGGAAGGACGGTTCTCGGTGCGCTGGAGGGCGTCTCGGCGGTCCCGGTCAGCTCACCGGCCCGGGTCATGGCCTCCTCGCGGGCTCGGGTCAGCACGCGCAGGAGGTGCACGGCGAGTTCCGTGCCGCTCAGTTCCCGGTGCCGCTCGTCGGCGAACCGCAGGCCGGTGATCGATCCGTGCAGGCTGATGGTCACCGTGATCGATCCGTCGTCGCTCGACACGTCGATGGTGCTGATCTCCAGCTGATGGGCGAGGTGGGCCAGGTCTTCCTGGAGGCGGGTGAGATCGGCCAGGGCGGAGGTGATCCGGCCGGATTCGTCGCGAGGGCTGTCCATCGGTGGTCTCTCTTTCGTGAGGGGGGCAGTAGTCGTCACGGGCACTTGACGAGAATCTCCCGTAGCGCCGTGATCCGGTCCTTCCAGGACGGGTGCCGACCGGATATGTCGAGCAGGCGGTCGAGCCAGGCGTGTGTCTGTTCCCCGCCCCGGGTCCGGCCCTCGATCAGGGCCGGGACCTCGGAGAAGGAGCCGTCGAGGATCACGTACCTGAGCAGGATGCGGCTCATGAGCCCGTCGAATTCGTTCACCCCGCCCCGCTGTGCGAACCGGTCGACCTCGCGGAGCGCGATGCCCAGGAGGTCGGGCCTCGCGGCCACGTCGAGGGCCAGCGCTTCCAGCACTGATGCCACCCGGGACCCGTCGAAGTCGGGTGCCTGCAGGTGAAGTTCGTCGACGATTCGCTCGACCGCCTCGTGGAGGGAACTGCCGTTGACCGCTCCGGAGCGGCCGTGTCGCAGATGGTCGGCGATCACGGGAACGACGTCGGACCGGAGGAATTCGGCTTCGGGACCTTCTGCGAGAGTCAGTGTGTCGCCGAACAGGCTGAGTCGGCCGACGAGGTTTCGTGCCTGGGTGGCGGGGGCGTCGGTGTCCGCTGCGGCGTCCGGTGACGGGCGGGCCTCGCGGACCGATCGGGCGGGGCCCTCCCGCCAGGCCGACCGGGCCTCCTCCCGGCCGGGCGTCGGCCCGGCGGCCCGCCTCAGCCAATTCTCCAGCGCGGACGTTCCGGTGGGGGAAGGTGGGGTCTCGGTGGTGCGCAGCACGACCCGAGAGGTGACCCAAAGGATCTTGTTCCGGGGTCCCACGACCTCGAACACGGCCGTCGCGCTGACGCGGTGGCCTGTGAAGGCGCCCGCCCCGGTCTCGCTGGAGGCGCCGACGCGCAGGACCTCGCGGAGCTGATTGCCGTAGGCGACGAGGCTTCCGGAGCCCGTGGCGCCGCCGACGATCGGGATGGTGCCGCCCAGGTCGGCGGGAGCGATGGCACCGGAGGGCCCGAACGTCGCGCTCCGGGTGATAGAGGCGTTGGTGGTGGAGGTGTGGTTGCTGTTGTCGACCTCGATGTTGTCGATCGCGACGTTCTTGCTGGTGACCTCGATCGTCGGCGAGTACAGGGTCATCCGGATCTTCACGGCGTCGCTCAGGCCGGAGGTGAGAGCCGCTGCCGCGGCACTGTTCACGAAGACCAGACGCTCCGACTTGACCAGCTGGTTGAGACGGATGAACATGCCTTCGGTCGATCGCGAGGTCGGCGGGAACAGGGGGAACCAGTCGGCCGGGGCGACCTGCTCGACGGCTGTCACCAGGTGCTCGATGCCGGGCACGTCGTAGATTTGCACCGGCCG
This window of the Kineosporia sp. NBRC 101731 genome carries:
- a CDS encoding YbaB/EbfC family nucleoid-associated protein — translated: MDSPRDESGRITSALADLTRLQEDLAHLAHQLEISTIDVSSDDGSITVTISLHGSITGLRFADERHRELSGTELAVHLLRVLTRAREEAMTRAGELTGTAETPSSAPRTVLPGDALGDLLIGLDSLFRPGSGR